The following are from one region of the Salvia hispanica cultivar TCC Black 2014 chromosome 1, UniMelb_Shisp_WGS_1.0, whole genome shotgun sequence genome:
- the LOC125196133 gene encoding long-chain-fatty-acid--AMP ligase FadD26-like, protein MSYENYDPSFPDQPVVDMYLQIWARLPAFRHKPAFIWAEDGAQGPSFLTYAQLNSAVHSISSSLSQSLHKGDTVVILCEPGLELVEIIFACQRAGLIAVPVTPPHLSLANNHNHHLLVRVLSQTKPCAALATRSYIRAAGEYSSCASTRLSKLLEQLRWIATEDLTEQSEHHETSGYEGCRVNEVYLIQYTSGATGIPKPVLVTAGAAAHNVRAARRSYDLHPNSMIASWLPQYHDCGLMFLLLTIVSGATCVLTSPSAFVTRPRMWLEMITEYKATCTPVPSFALPLVVRRGGGTSGLHLETLKNLIIINEPIIKPSIDEFVRVFLPLGLNPSCISPSYGLAENCTFVSTAWRSGGSGGFPIHKNLLPSAKLPTSREEVLEEDIEIMVVDEETHEPVDDGVEGEIWISSPGTALGYLDHPSLTREVFNSRLRDRVAGCYVRTSDRGVVAGKERYLYVMGRCSDVIKGAVHPHYVEKAAYGSCPRLLRPGCLAAFEHQGVVMLVAEVLKPELENNALVSVCEGIRSTVWEEERVEVGVVVLARSRSVPKTTSGKVMRWAARYAFERDELKEVVRVIFGEDGCKSTVFGERVYEQRVRERTKDRAVVEEEEERQGILLAGNRLSLQSSL, encoded by the exons ATGAGTTATGAAAATTATGATCCCAGTTTCCCGGACCAGCCCGTGGTGGATATGTACCTCCAAATATGGGCCCGCCTCCCCGCCTTCCGCCACAAGCCCGCCTTCATTTGGGCCGAAGACGGGGCGCAGGGCCCCTCCTTCTTAACCTACGCGCAGCTCAACTCTGCTGTGCATTCCATTTCATCGTCGTTATCACAATCTTTGCACAAGGGCGATACTGTGGTCATACTCTGCGAGCCGGGCCTCGAGCTGGTGGAGATCATCTTCGCTTGCCAACGAGCCGGGCTTATCGCGGTCCCTGTCACCCCTCCCCACCTCTCATTAGCAAACAATCACAACCACCACCTCCTTGTGAGGGTTCTCTCCCAAACGAAGCCTTGCGCCGCCTTAGCCACGCGCAGTTATATCCGCGCTGCAG GAGAATACTCTTCATGCGCCAGTACCCGCCTGTCGAAGCTTCTGGAACAACTCAGATGGATCGCGACTGAGGATTTGACGGAACAAAGTGAGCATCACGAGACGTCGGGATATGAGGGATGCAGAGTGAACGAGGTGTACTTAATTCAGTACACCTCGGGAGCCACTGGCATCCCAAAACCCGTCCTCGTGACGGCAGGCGCGGCCGCCCACAACGTCCGGGCGGCGAGGCGGTCATACGACCTTCACCCGAATAGCATGATCGCGTCGTGGCTGCCTCAGTACCATGACTGCGGGTTAATGTTTCTTCTGTTGACTATTGTATCCGGGGCGACGTGCGTGCTGACATCACCCAGCGCGTTCGTCACCCGCCCTAGGATGTGGCTGGAGATGATCACCGAGTATAAGGCCACTTGCACCCCCGTCCCCTCCTTCGCGCTGCCTCTCGTCGTCCGGCGCGGCGGTGGGACCTCCGGCCTCCACCTTGAAACCCTCAAAAACCTAATCATTATCAACGAGCCAATAATCAAGCCTTCCATCGACGAATTCGTCCGAGTTTTCTTGCCATTGGGGCTCAATCCATCGTGCATATCTCCATCTTATGGCTTGGCGGAGAATTGCACCTTTGTTTCGACGGCGTGGAGGagcggcggcagcggcggtTTCCCAATTCACAAGAATCTGCTGCCTAGCGCGAAGCTGCCTACTTCAAGAGAAGAAGTGCTAGAGGAAGACATCGAAATCATGGTGGTGGATGAGGAAACTCACGAGCCCGTCGACGACGGCGTGGAAGGCGAGATATGGATTTCTTCCCCGGGAACCGCCCTCGGGTACCTCGACCACCCGTCGCTGACGCGGGAGGTCTTTAACAGCCGGCTACGGGACAGAGTAGCCGGCTGCTACGTCCGGACCAGCGACAGGGGAGTAGTCGCCGGAAAGGAGAGGTATCTCTACGTCATGGGGAGGTGCTCCGACGTGATCAAGGGCGCGGTGCATCCCCATTACGTGGAGAAGGCTGCGTACGGTAGTTGCCCGAGGCTGCTGAGGCCGGGGTGCCTCGCAGCGTTCGAGCATCAGGGAGTGGTGATGCTCGTGGCTGAGGTGCTCAAGCCCGAGCTAGAAAATAATGCTTTGGTGAGTGTGTGTGAAGGGATTCGGAGTACGGTTTGGGAAGAGGAGAGGGTGGAAGTGGGCGTGGTGGTTCTTGCGAGGAGCCGGAGTGTTCCGAAGACGACGTCGGGGAAGGTAATGCGATGGGCGGCGAGATATGCTTTTGAAAGGGATGAGTTGAAGGAAGTTGTGAGGGTGATATTTGGTGAAGATGGATGCAAGTCTACGGTGTTTGGAGAGAGAGTGTATGAACAGAGAGTGAGGGAGAGAACCAAGGATCGGGCGGTtgttgaggaggaggaggagagacAAGGGATCCTTCTTGCTGGAAATCGTCTTTCCTTACAATCCTCGTTGTAA